Proteins encoded together in one candidate division KSB1 bacterium window:
- a CDS encoding type III pantothenate kinase, translating into MLLAIDIGNTQIAAGLMEGDELRAHWRISSMIERTEDEAWMMMSNIARANQVDLAQTTGVVISSVVPDLTHTFEKMAVKYLHFAPLVVSSALDLGIEIAYESPTLVGADRLCNAVGGFFKYGGPLNIVDFGTATTFDVVSRDGKYLGGVIAPGIEMSAQILHRRAAKLPRVYLSFPARVIGRTTETSMQSGLMYGTVEMVEGLTARISEELGEKPMNIATGGLARLLMGHLRTPFKLEPFLTLEGMRIIYERNRP; encoded by the coding sequence ATGCTGTTGGCGATTGATATTGGAAACACACAAATTGCCGCCGGACTCATGGAGGGAGATGAGCTGCGGGCGCACTGGCGCATTTCAAGCATGATCGAACGGACCGAGGACGAGGCGTGGATGATGATGTCCAACATTGCCCGTGCCAATCAGGTCGATCTTGCGCAGACGACCGGCGTGGTCATTTCTTCGGTCGTGCCGGATTTGACCCACACTTTTGAAAAAATGGCCGTCAAATACCTGCATTTCGCCCCGCTGGTGGTCAGTTCGGCGCTCGATCTCGGCATCGAGATCGCCTACGAAAGCCCGACCCTTGTCGGAGCAGACCGGCTCTGCAACGCCGTCGGCGGCTTTTTCAAATACGGCGGGCCGCTGAACATCGTCGATTTCGGCACCGCCACCACCTTCGATGTTGTTTCGCGCGATGGCAAATATCTCGGCGGCGTGATCGCGCCTGGAATCGAAATGTCGGCGCAGATTCTTCATCGTCGCGCCGCCAAGCTGCCGAGGGTCTATCTGTCATTCCCCGCGCGCGTCATCGGCCGCACTACGGAAACCAGCATGCAGTCCGGTTTGATGTACGGCACCGTCGAGATGGTCGAGGGACTGACAGCCCGCATCAGCGAGGAGCTCGGTGAAAAGCCGATGAACATCGCCACCGGCGGCCTCGCCCGTTTGCTTATGGGACACTTACGAACTCCTTTCAAGTTGGAGCCTTTTCTTACTCTCGAAGGGATGCGCATTATTTACGAGCGAAATCGACCTTGA
- a CDS encoding tRNA (guanine-N(7)-)-methyltransferase, giving the protein MKGNSKLVISRQTLPHERLEVTVRRHLAAEWQKPPASHTREAFMRFLQVVSSINRPMILDSGCGTGESTLRLAEDHMDCWVIGIDKSAARLAKANKKERPQNAVFLRADQFDFWRLAAEKGMRFKVHYLFYPNPWPKKEHLKRRVHAHPAFKYLIAISERLILRSNWLIFIQEFAAAYRLATGYEGETAKIRPQEAYTLFEKKFLESGHELYEFRG; this is encoded by the coding sequence TTGAAGGGTAACAGCAAACTCGTCATAAGCAGGCAGACTCTGCCTCACGAACGCCTCGAAGTTACGGTGCGCCGCCATCTTGCCGCCGAGTGGCAAAAGCCGCCGGCGAGCCATACTCGTGAGGCCTTTATGCGCTTTCTTCAAGTCGTCTCTTCAATAAATCGGCCGATGATCCTCGATTCCGGCTGCGGAACCGGCGAAAGCACCCTGCGCCTTGCCGAAGATCACATGGACTGCTGGGTAATCGGAATCGACAAGTCGGCGGCGCGGCTGGCCAAAGCAAATAAAAAAGAGCGGCCGCAAAACGCTGTCTTTTTACGTGCCGATCAATTCGACTTTTGGCGTTTGGCCGCCGAAAAGGGTATGCGCTTCAAAGTCCACTATCTTTTTTATCCCAATCCATGGCCGAAAAAGGAGCATCTGAAGCGGCGAGTTCATGCCCATCCTGCCTTCAAATACTTGATAGCGATTTCTGAACGTTTGATTTTGCGCAGTAATTGGCTTATATTTATCCAAGAATTTGCCGCCGCCTATCGTCTGGCGACCGGTTATGAGGGTGAAACGGCAAAGATTCGCCCGCAGGAAGCGTATACTCTGTTCGAAAAAAAGTTTCTCGAAAGCGGACACGAGCTGTATGAATTCAGAGGATAA
- the rsgA gene encoding ribosome small subunit-dependent GTPase A, with protein MNSEDNVTPNERPRTLEELGWNDFFAEHAKPALSRGLIPGRVSLQQKKLYRVLTEKGDIPAVVAGKLRHAAKSPADFPVVGDWVMLAEGGNQATIQQVLPRKCKISRDTGTRTGRRLVTEEQVLAANVDRIFLVTALNEEFNPRRIDRYLTLIAQSGAEPILILNKADLHPEPDKVAEIVRQSYSHIPVHVISALLQQGIDQLTPYFRRGETVAMLGSSGVGKTTLLNDLIGEDRYAVRETSRYKDRGKHSTTYRELILLRNGGLLIDNPGLRSVQLWDVDDPSAAFPEIEELSRSCRFRNCRHLNEPDCAVLSALASGELDPMRYESYVRLQAEKELQAKKRIRPKSGKSIKYDSWTDEWE; from the coding sequence ATGAATTCAGAGGATAATGTAACCCCAAACGAACGACCGAGAACGTTGGAAGAACTCGGCTGGAATGATTTCTTTGCCGAACATGCCAAGCCGGCGCTTTCCCGCGGACTAATTCCCGGCCGAGTCTCACTGCAGCAGAAAAAGCTCTATCGCGTCCTGACGGAAAAGGGCGACATACCGGCCGTGGTGGCAGGCAAATTGCGCCATGCCGCCAAGTCGCCGGCCGATTTTCCGGTCGTCGGCGACTGGGTAATGCTGGCCGAGGGAGGAAACCAGGCTACCATTCAGCAGGTTCTACCGCGGAAGTGCAAAATTTCGCGCGACACCGGCACGCGCACCGGCCGACGTCTCGTCACTGAGGAGCAGGTTCTGGCTGCTAATGTTGATCGAATCTTTCTCGTTACCGCCCTTAATGAAGAATTCAATCCGCGCCGCATCGATCGCTATTTGACCTTGATCGCGCAGAGCGGCGCCGAACCGATCCTTATCCTTAACAAGGCCGATCTCCATCCGGAGCCGGACAAGGTCGCCGAAATCGTTCGGCAATCCTATTCTCACATACCGGTGCATGTGATCAGCGCATTGCTGCAGCAGGGAATCGATCAGTTGACGCCCTATTTTCGGCGAGGTGAGACCGTTGCCATGCTCGGCTCCTCCGGTGTCGGCAAGACGACGTTGCTGAACGATCTGATCGGTGAAGACCGTTATGCCGTTCGCGAAACGAGCCGCTACAAAGATCGCGGCAAGCATTCCACTACCTATCGGGAGCTGATACTGCTTCGCAACGGCGGCCTATTGATCGATAACCCGGGTCTGCGCTCGGTGCAATTGTGGGATGTAGATGACCCAAGCGCCGCCTTTCCGGAGATCGAAGAGCTGAGCAGATCGTGTCGGTTCCGCAACTGCAGGCATCTCAACGAGCCGGACTGTGCCGTTTTATCGGCCCTCGCGAGCGGTGAATTAGACCCGATGCGTTACGAAAGCTACGTCCGTCTGCAGGCCGAAAAAGAACTGCAGGCCAAGAAGCGGATTCGACCGAAAAGCGGCAAAAGCATCAAATACGATTCGTGGACCGATGAATGGGAATAA
- a CDS encoding DUF3616 domain-containing protein, with the protein MVNRLCILTAALSVVLLLQKQPKAQELTFSTMCDASAGIALDDQHFVAVNDEDNLLRIFRLDRTEPVFIQDLSSMLGIAYDDKSPEADLEGAARLGEVIYFISSHGRDKEGRLRKNRHRFFALRIERRGDDFSVQPFGKPYSRLLDDLIADPVSRRTGLKEAYQPQKKRDDQLRPKKRGVNIEGLAAGSDGKSLLIGFRNPRPKGKALLVPLLNPERVLLYGEAARFGAPIVLDLGGLGIRSLERRGEKGCLLIIAGGVEESKDSALFVLDDLSLATRRVDTIAIPRDWTPESLFFYPDGRWQILSDDGTVPVHNSLGSICPCKEADEPRTKTFRSLILADDPCRN; encoded by the coding sequence ATGGTCAATCGACTTTGTATATTAACGGCTGCTTTATCGGTGGTGCTGCTGTTGCAGAAGCAGCCTAAGGCCCAGGAGCTGACTTTTTCGACCATGTGCGACGCTTCCGCCGGCATCGCCTTGGACGATCAGCATTTTGTTGCCGTCAACGACGAAGATAATTTGCTGCGCATTTTTCGCCTCGATCGGACAGAGCCGGTTTTTATCCAAGATTTATCCTCTATGTTGGGAATCGCATACGACGACAAGAGTCCCGAAGCAGATTTGGAAGGCGCCGCCCGCCTTGGAGAGGTCATCTATTTCATCTCCTCTCACGGCAGAGACAAAGAAGGAAGGTTGCGAAAAAATCGCCATCGCTTTTTTGCGCTGCGCATCGAACGGCGCGGAGATGATTTTTCTGTTCAGCCGTTCGGCAAACCCTACAGTCGTTTGTTGGACGACTTGATTGCCGATCCCGTTTCTCGACGGACAGGCCTGAAAGAAGCCTACCAGCCGCAAAAAAAGAGAGATGATCAGCTGCGTCCGAAAAAGAGAGGAGTCAATATCGAAGGACTAGCAGCCGGCAGCGACGGCAAAAGCCTGCTCATCGGTTTTCGCAACCCGCGACCCAAAGGCAAGGCGCTGCTGGTGCCTCTGTTGAATCCGGAACGCGTGCTTTTGTACGGAGAAGCGGCGCGCTTCGGTGCACCTATTGTGTTGGACTTGGGTGGTTTGGGTATACGCAGCCTGGAACGTAGGGGAGAAAAGGGTTGTCTGCTGATCATTGCAGGCGGCGTCGAAGAATCAAAAGACTCTGCTCTTTTCGTCTTGGATGATCTGTCGCTGGCGACCCGCAGAGTGGATACGATAGCCATCCCCCGCGATTGGACGCCGGAATCACTGTTCTTTTATCCGGACGGTCGGTGGCAGATTCTCAGCGATGACGGCACTGTGCCGGTGCACAACAGCCTCGGCAGCATTTGTCCTTGCAAAGAAGCGGATGAACCTCGAACAAAAACTTTTCGCAGTCTAATTTTGGCAGACGATCCGTGCCGGAATTAA
- the thrS gene encoding threonine--tRNA ligase, producing MAKISIRFPDGREKSYDSGITGRDILTEIGGKLAREALALKINNKLLDLARPLTESGDLLFLTFDSREGKEIFWHSSAHIMAHAVKELFPQAKFAFGPPVEEGFYYDIDLGQSLTPEDLVRIEAKMAEIVAADRPFIREEMSVEEALRLFKERGEDYKVEQIERLGEPPSIYREGDFIDLCRGPHLPSTGYVAAFKLLSVAGAYWLGDEKNAQLQRIYGISFPKKSLLDEYLFRLEEAKRRDHRRLGKELDLFTIQDEAGPGLVLWHPKGAFIRYKIEEYWKQRHLEAGYEFVNSPHIARKTLWGISGHLDFFSENMYSPMQVDEQEYLVKPMNCPFHLLIYRSKTRSYRDLPFRWAELGTVYRYERSGVLHGLMRVRGFTQDDAHIFCRPDQLDDEVFKLIDFSTGMLRTFGFESFDVYLSTRPEKYVGTLENWERATEALRKGLDASGIPYQIDPGEGVFYGPKIDIKIRDSIGRSWQCSTIQVDFNEPERFDIHYVAQDGQRHRPIMIHRALLGSLERFFGVLIEHYAGAFPLWLAPVQVVVMPITDQQHDYAAQVNEQLKSAGIRTELDDRNEKIGYKIREAETQKIPYMLILGKKEFETQTVAVRKRHEGDKGSMTLSEFIALVQEGVQKKTM from the coding sequence TTGGCCAAAATTTCGATACGGTTTCCAGACGGCAGAGAAAAATCCTACGACTCCGGCATAACCGGCCGCGATATTTTGACGGAGATCGGGGGAAAATTGGCGCGAGAAGCGCTGGCCCTCAAGATCAACAACAAACTCCTCGACTTGGCTCGACCTCTGACGGAGAGCGGCGATCTTTTGTTCCTCACCTTCGATTCCCGCGAAGGCAAGGAAATATTTTGGCACAGCAGCGCCCATATTATGGCGCACGCCGTCAAGGAGCTCTTTCCGCAGGCCAAATTTGCCTTTGGGCCGCCGGTCGAAGAGGGCTTTTACTACGATATCGACTTGGGACAGAGTCTTACGCCGGAAGATTTAGTTAGAATCGAAGCCAAAATGGCTGAAATCGTCGCCGCCGACCGACCGTTCATTCGCGAGGAAATGTCGGTTGAAGAGGCGCTGCGGCTTTTCAAAGAACGGGGCGAGGATTACAAAGTCGAACAGATCGAGCGATTGGGCGAACCGCCGAGCATCTATCGCGAAGGCGATTTCATCGACTTGTGCCGCGGCCCGCACCTGCCGTCTACCGGCTATGTCGCCGCCTTTAAACTTCTCAGCGTCGCCGGCGCCTATTGGCTGGGCGACGAAAAAAATGCCCAACTGCAGCGCATCTACGGCATCTCGTTTCCGAAAAAATCTCTATTGGACGAATACCTCTTTCGACTCGAAGAGGCGAAGCGGCGCGATCACCGTCGATTGGGCAAAGAGCTTGATCTCTTTACAATTCAGGATGAAGCAGGCCCCGGCTTGGTGCTTTGGCACCCCAAAGGCGCCTTTATTCGCTACAAGATCGAAGAGTATTGGAAGCAGCGCCATCTGGAAGCGGGTTACGAGTTCGTCAATTCCCCGCACATTGCGCGCAAGACGCTGTGGGGGATCAGCGGCCATCTCGATTTCTTTAGCGAGAACATGTACTCGCCGATGCAGGTCGATGAGCAGGAATATCTCGTCAAGCCGATGAACTGCCCGTTCCACCTGCTCATTTACCGCAGCAAAACGAGAAGTTATCGTGATCTTCCGTTCCGTTGGGCCGAGTTGGGCACGGTCTACCGTTATGAGCGCTCCGGCGTGCTGCACGGACTGATGCGCGTACGCGGCTTTACGCAGGACGACGCCCACATTTTCTGCCGACCCGATCAACTGGACGACGAGGTGTTCAAACTGATCGATTTTTCCACCGGCATGCTGCGGACCTTCGGCTTTGAGTCCTTCGACGTGTACCTGTCCACTCGACCGGAGAAATATGTCGGCACTTTGGAAAACTGGGAACGGGCCACGGAAGCGCTGCGCAAAGGACTCGATGCTTCGGGAATTCCCTATCAGATCGATCCCGGCGAGGGTGTTTTTTATGGGCCGAAAATCGACATCAAAATTCGCGATTCCATCGGCCGCTCTTGGCAGTGCTCCACTATTCAGGTGGATTTCAATGAACCCGAGCGTTTCGACATCCACTATGTCGCTCAGGACGGCCAACGGCATCGCCCCATCATGATCCATCGGGCGCTTCTCGGTTCATTGGAGCGGTTTTTCGGTGTGTTGATCGAGCATTATGCGGGCGCCTTTCCCTTATGGCTGGCGCCGGTTCAGGTTGTCGTCATGCCGATAACGGATCAGCAGCATGACTATGCCGCGCAAGTAAATGAACAGCTCAAGTCCGCCGGAATTCGCACGGAATTGGACGACCGTAATGAAAAAATCGGTTATAAAATTCGCGAAGCGGAGACGCAAAAGATTCCATACATGCTAATCCTCGGCAAAAAAGAGTTCGAAACACAAACTGTCGCAGTGCGCAAACGCCATGAGGGCGACAAGGGCAGTATGACACTGAGTGAATTCATCGCTCTGGTGCAGGAGGGCGTGCAGAAAAAAACAATGTAA
- the infC gene encoding translation initiation factor IF-3, with protein MRVNDEIEAKSVRCIGPDGKQIGVISKAEALRLADEAGLDLVEISPTAVPPVCKIMDFGKFKYELAKKEKDSRKKQHVIVTKEIRLRPKTEEHDFLFKVKHARKFIEEGNRVKATVMFRGRENAHREFGEAVLERLKKELEDVAKVEKDTKFEGGQLILYLTKK; from the coding sequence ATTCGCGTCAACGATGAAATCGAAGCAAAAAGCGTTCGATGCATCGGCCCCGACGGGAAGCAGATCGGCGTAATCAGCAAAGCGGAAGCGTTGCGTTTGGCCGATGAGGCCGGGCTGGATTTAGTCGAAATTTCTCCGACTGCCGTGCCTCCCGTCTGCAAGATTATGGATTTCGGCAAGTTCAAATACGAACTGGCCAAGAAGGAAAAGGACAGTCGTAAAAAACAACACGTCATCGTTACCAAGGAAATTCGGCTGAGGCCAAAGACCGAGGAACATGATTTTCTCTTTAAAGTCAAGCACGCCAGGAAGTTTATCGAGGAAGGAAATCGCGTCAAAGCCACCGTCATGTTCCGTGGACGCGAAAATGCCCATCGCGAATTCGGCGAAGCGGTTCTGGAAAGGCTCAAGAAAGAATTGGAAGATGTAGCCAAGGTTGAAAAAGATACGAAATTTGAAGGCGGTCAACTGATACTCTATCTGACGAAAAAGTGA
- the rpmI gene encoding 50S ribosomal protein L35 yields MPKMKTNRAAMKRFRFTGTGKIRRSRAFASHILTKKNAKRKRRLRQNTLIAKADYARVKRLISA; encoded by the coding sequence ATGCCGAAAATGAAAACGAACCGTGCAGCGATGAAGCGGTTCAGATTTACCGGTACGGGCAAAATTCGCCGTTCGCGCGCATTTGCCAGCCATATTCTTACCAAAAAGAACGCCAAGCGGAAACGCCGGCTGCGGCAGAATACGCTGATTGCCAAAGCCGATTACGCCCGCGTCAAACGCTTGATCAGCGCCTGA
- the rplT gene encoding 50S ribosomal protein L20 yields MPRSHSSVPTHHRRKKYLKAAKGYWGGKHRLFKSAKEQVEKGLQYAYRDRRNRRRELRALWITRINAASRMFGLSYSQLIDKLNKKGIVVDRKILADLAVNDIKAFEAVVNSAKS; encoded by the coding sequence ATGCCCAGATCGCATTCTTCTGTTCCGACCCATCATCGTCGGAAAAAATATCTCAAAGCTGCCAAAGGTTATTGGGGCGGTAAGCACCGTCTGTTCAAGTCTGCCAAAGAACAGGTCGAAAAGGGCCTGCAGTATGCCTATCGCGATCGAAGGAATCGCCGGCGCGAGCTTCGGGCTTTGTGGATCACGCGCATCAATGCCGCTTCGCGGATGTTCGGGCTGTCCTATTCTCAGCTCATCGACAAGCTGAATAAAAAGGGCATCGTCGTAGATCGCAAAATCCTAGCCGACTTGGCCGTAAACGACATTAAAGCCTTTGAAGCCGTCGTCAATTCCGCTAAATCCTGA
- a CDS encoding phenylalanine--tRNA ligase subunit alpha has protein sequence MSEAFKQILMTAAEIRREFAEKSRTVASSAEVEELRIAFLGRKGKVTALFQLIGAVDAEEKPRAGAELNRLRDELTQTLQELKQQEKDREERASFFDPTLPGRRPPQGSLHPLLQVMDEIKSIFIGMGFRVEEGPEIETDYYNFEALNVPAHHPSRDMHDTFYVEGGFLLRTHTSPVQIHTMEKQKPPIRMIAPGRCFRKDTPDATHSPIFHQVEGLVVDRGVSFADLKGVVQAFAQRLLGHGVQVRFRPSFFPFTEPSAEYDFSCIFCGGNGCRVCKQTGWLEISGAGMVDPEVFGFVDIDPEIYSGYAFGMGIERIAMLLLGVHDIRIFYENDLRFLNQF, from the coding sequence ATGTCGGAGGCATTCAAACAGATCCTGATGACAGCGGCGGAAATCCGCCGCGAGTTTGCGGAAAAGAGCCGTACTGTCGCCTCTTCCGCAGAGGTGGAAGAGCTGCGCATCGCTTTTCTTGGTAGAAAGGGCAAGGTGACTGCGCTCTTTCAGCTTATTGGCGCCGTCGATGCCGAGGAAAAGCCGCGCGCGGGAGCGGAGCTGAACCGCCTTCGCGACGAGCTGACGCAGACCCTCCAAGAACTGAAGCAACAGGAAAAAGATCGCGAGGAGCGCGCCTCTTTTTTTGACCCGACACTGCCGGGACGCCGTCCGCCGCAGGGCAGCCTGCATCCCCTGCTGCAGGTGATGGACGAGATCAAGAGCATCTTTATCGGCATGGGGTTCCGAGTGGAGGAGGGGCCGGAAATCGAAACCGACTATTATAACTTTGAAGCGTTGAACGTTCCGGCGCATCACCCTTCGCGCGACATGCACGACACTTTTTATGTCGAAGGCGGTTTTCTCTTGCGTACACACACCTCACCGGTGCAAATCCACACGATGGAAAAGCAAAAACCGCCGATCCGCATGATCGCTCCCGGCCGCTGCTTTCGCAAAGACACGCCGGATGCCACTCATTCGCCCATATTTCATCAGGTGGAGGGCTTGGTTGTCGATCGCGGCGTCTCGTTTGCGGACCTAAAGGGGGTGGTACAGGCCTTTGCGCAAAGACTTCTAGGGCATGGCGTACAGGTTCGCTTTCGCCCGAGCTTTTTTCCGTTTACCGAGCCCAGCGCAGAATACGATTTTTCCTGCATTTTTTGCGGCGGCAACGGCTGCCGGGTATGCAAACAGACCGGCTGGCTCGAGATCTCCGGCGCCGGTATGGTCGATCCGGAGGTCTTTGGATTCGTCGACATCGATCCCGAAATTTACTCCGGCTACGCCTTCGGCATGGGCATCGAGCGGATCGCGATGCTGCTTTTAGGCGTACACGATATCCGAATTTTTTACGAAAACGATTTGCGCTTTCTCAACCAGTTTTAA